The Arctopsyche grandis isolate Sample6627 chromosome 5, ASM5162203v2, whole genome shotgun sequence genome includes a window with the following:
- the Pa1 gene encoding PTIP binding protein Pa1 → MSASEDWTYPCSDDEILQSGGDRGEGEWTPPGPELEALYAAIEAAAAGGGTGLTLDWRSPGRRAPGEAAGAATLAERPMEMVPMPANTNFDFMEDLGSLRLRMRREGEDTLRGSAKKKTSSFDGIVSNMMRHKRIQQMEREADHSSTP, encoded by the coding sequence ATGAGCGCGTCAGAAGATTGGACATATCCTTGTTCTGATGATGAGATACTCCAATCTGGTGGTGATCGAGGTGAAGGAGAATGGACTCCTCCAGGACCTGAATTGGAAGCTTTGTATGCGGCGATCGAAGCTGCAGCAGCCGGAGGTGGAACCGGTCTCACCTTAGATTGGCGAAGTCCCGGAAGACGAGCTCCTGGAGAGGCAGCGGGTGCGGCGACCTTGGCCGAGCGTCCTATGGAGATGGTTCCGATGCCCGCCAACACCAATTTCGACTTCATGGAGGATTTGGGCTCGCTGCGGCTGCGCATGAGACGAGAAGGCGAAGACACGCTCAGAGGCTCTGCCAAGAAGAAGACTTCTTCATTCGATGGAATCGTCTCCAATATGATGCGACACAAGCGCATACAACAGATGGAACGAGAAGCGGATCATTCTTCCACGCCGTAG